A stretch of DNA from Takifugu flavidus isolate HTHZ2018 chromosome 13, ASM371156v2, whole genome shotgun sequence:
ATGAGAGGAAGTGAGCGCGCCGTCAGCGGTGCGAAGGCATGACTGTGACTCAGTGGAGAAATGTTGCCGAGTCAGGACAACGCTGGCACGCTCTTCCTCATTTTCAGCCCATTTTCATAGAAACAGGATTCTCTAGCTTGAgactcaaaaaaaaacaaacccccacAGCACAGACGGCTTcaacacccagacacacacgtgcgttcctgcagcctggaggGTCAAAACCACCACACTAATGTCCACAATATACAAGTCAAATGCCTCAAATGACAGCGTGATATTGTCTGTAATGGCTCATTTTCAAGATATTGTCTCAACACTCTCCCTTATaatcaacagctgctgccttttttccagcaccagcaTAAGTTGTGTCTATTTTTGGCCATCGAGAGCGGAAACAGGGGATAACATTTGTGGTGTCACAGATAAATCTGATTACTCTTCTCTGCAGCATCAGGATTATAAACCTAATACCTGCTGAATAAAGTGGGAGCCACCAGGGCCACCGCAGGGTCTTCCAGCCTGAACGGGGGGTGAACTGGAATCAGAAAAGCACGACTTTCAGACAGCGATCGCTTCGAAGGAGCCGTGATCTCAGCATCACTCGGGGTAGTTTCTCGTGTTAATcccttttcattttctccaaCAGCATCTCCAAATGTTGCAGATTACAGTCAGCGGTGGAGTGCAGTCCAGTGcagattaaatattaaacagtcCTGTTGGTCCAGCCCAAACTCCTGTTTAAAGTCAATGAAAGCCCGAAACAGGTCCCTTGGAAAACATAGACGTCACGGTCCACCCCACAACGGCTCACCTCATCAATTATTTGAAGGCTGCAGGAGCCCTTTCATTCACCGGATCCTTCCACACAACCCGCCGGTGTCATGTGTGACTGCTGTGGGTTTTAGGGGAGCAGCGGATACAACTGcatgtcctccagcaggagatggCTGACGTGAATAAAGAATCGTCCCGTTTGAACGCTGACAGGATACCGATGCCTAGCGAACGCGAGTCACACGCTCTGGGTTAATGACAGGGGAGGTGGGCGCAGATCGAGTGGGTttcgccccccccaccgccaccatcGCTGCCCACGGGAGCCTCCCGGCCCGGAGGAGCCGGCAGAGGGCGGCCAACAGACTCTCGGACCGGTTCGGCGCCTCATCCGATCCCCGTGAAGCCAACGGCAGCCGTTAGAAACGTCTCCGCATCTCAGGGTTGAGCCTGCACCTGCCGCGAGGAGAACCATTCTGAGACGCGCACGCAATGTGCGCGTCATTGCGTTGATACACCAATGTGCGTTTTACACGAGCTCGCATCGTTGCGCGCGTTATGTGCAGGAAAATCGAGGTTTGCAGCAAAATGCAGGATGAGCCGCTTCCTCCCGCGTCGAAGCCTCAatccccgcacacacacacacacgcactatcATCATCATGCATCAGCAACCAGCTTCGTGCGTCCCTTTCTGGCTCCCCCAAAATGAATAATGGCGTAAATGTGTCAAATTCCCAACATCAGTGATTGTTAAAGGATTTCAGGACCAGACTCCGGGCGACGCATCGTGCAGCCGAACGTTACGTACCACATGCGGCTGGTCCCGTTACCTCTCCGGTGGCGGCTGGCGCTGCTAAACCAAAGCGGGTTTTCTTGTTTTAACGCTCCAACTTTGActgacagaagagaaaagcGAACCTACCGGCATTACTAGCGTTCAAGCGtctggagggaggcagaggaggtgggagtgagcgcgggcaggcggcgcgggggggggggtgcgttgGAGAAATCAGATGGAACGGGAGCGTTTGAGAAATTGCACCCCCTGGTGGCGAGTGGCCCAACTGCGGCTCTGCTCCCAGgtgaagggggcggggccccGGCGTCATGGTGACGTAAACCTGATAACCTTGAACATCCTCAGAGGGgcaaaatggctgtttttgctGAATTGACGTCACTCAATACGTGTAGGTGCCACGTATTGAGTGACGTCAATTCAGCATTTTCAATACCTCCAGAGAACTCATACATTTAAAAGCAACCTTTAgataaattgtatttatttcttgGTTTCCTTATATAGTCCTCCAACGTATGAAAGCTGGAACTACATAAAAATGTTCTAATGTGAATCTTCATTCTGAAactatgattaaaaaaaaaaaaatactcgCTGTTAGTCAAGTTATCTTTGTTAAACCAAAAGGCACCAGTCATAGTCCAGCCTGTGCACGTCCACAAAGGCCAATCTGATCACGCAGCCTGTTCAAAATTccttaaatacatttaaaatgaacaaaacactgTTTGGGGCAATGGTATGGCCACCGTGGGTCACAACATGACATGATATTTTAGGTATAGTTACTATGGTTACAGTGGCTGCACACCACGTTGGGAAAGGACAGATGTAGAGTTTCAGGCGGCGCCTCGCTCCATGAGCTGGTTATCCATCTTCGACTCCAATGCGTTTGTTTAGACAGCGGCGTGAAGCGAGGGCTGCgacgctgacctttgaccatcTGGACCCGGCATGGGTGCGCCGACTGCTGTGCCTTCGCTCAAAGTGGAGCTCTCCTCTTCCAGGCCCACCCTCTTCAGAGACTCCGAGTACTTTCTCCTTCCTATACGAACCGTGTCCTCTATCTCATCGGCCAGGTCCCTCCTCCCGCTCTCGATCATGGCGCTCACCAGCCTCGACACGGCGCCCGGCCCGGCCCTTCTCTGCCCTCTGGCCCAGTGAAACAGCATGTCGAGCACCAGGGCTCCCAAGTTGTCCCTGGTGGCCAGAGCAAGAGGATTTTATCTTATGGAATCAGCTTTGATATTGAATTTAGCAGCACATTACATAATGTCAGTAAGCGGATATGATTTCAGTCCTGCCCACATACAAATTCCACAATTTTACTGACACGGGAGGACGCCAGAGCTCCAATTCAAGCATCCGAAAGAAAACATCTTTTCCATTTGTTCTTCCACCCTCAGGATAAATCATGAGgcttgaggaagaggaggaggaggaggaggaggaggaggaggaggaagaggagggacagaTGAGCACCACTCTACGTGTAATCTCCTACAGTGTCCCAGATGGCTCCGCGATGGCTGACAGTGCAGATTAAAACAATCAaacccctcttctcctcctctcccagtgTGCTTTCTGTatctcacacatgcacgcactcgTTACATCACTCGCTCATGCAGAGATGCTACAAATCAGTGTTCCGCAGGTCTGACGCCGTAATCCCCATGTACAAAGGTCTGGACTGCCGGTGCTTCACCGGGCAGGTTTCTCCCTTTTTAAATATCCTTATAGACCAAAAGACATCAAATTTAAACATTACTGACCTGCTTTTGTACTGGATGCGATCCAGTTCCTCGTAGCTTAAGCCAAGGTTGATGCCGACGACCCGCCAGTCTTGTCCTATCTGGAGAGAGATGGACAGCAGGTTGGATTCTGTCAGGTAGCCGCTCTCAGGATCGCCCAGGTTCAGCGGCGGATGCTGGGAATTTTCCACGAAGAAACCATTTTCCGAATCTGCGGCCTGCGGCAAAAACACGGGAGCTGATTTCAAGCAGGACTGCAGGAGGATGTTCAATGTCAAAGCTGAAAAAGCCGAAAACTGTCCCTCACCGGAAGCTTAACTGGTAACGTTGCAAGCCACTGGTTATCGTGGCCTTTCCTCTTCCTGGCCAGTTCCTCGGGCAGATCACCGGGGATCTCCCCTCTATAGAAGgacacctgcagcacaggtTGGAGACATCATCATGTGGTGGGACTCAGAGATCATAATCCAGTCCAGAGAATTCAGCGCGGCCATAATTACAGTGCAGCAAGCTCAGACCTTTTGACTTTTCTCTCATTATTAGTTTCTCTTTATGCTAAAAAGATAGGTTTGCAGTTTGAAGTAGCTACTGGTATGATAACCAAACTCTAAATTATTCCCTAATACTAAATATTAGTATTAAAACAATATCATCATAAACAGGAGACAATAATTACCTGCAAATAAACGTTATATTAGGTCCATGCATACTCGGAATAATGTGGAAAATGGACTTTATGTTTGGCCAGAGACAGTAAAGGTCACCGTAGTTGGTTGATGACTGATCTTCTCACCTGGCCCCTCACAGGTCCTGTATGACCCTCCACTGCACAGATGTAAACCTCCTTCAGGTTCTTCAGGCTGGAGTAAAACACAAAGCACAGTCTTCCCTCCACGCAGTCCGGTCTCTctgtgggacaccagcagatgtgagcagcaggaaaagaacaACCCGTCTGAGACCTGAACCAAACCTTCAGACCTGTGCTGATGTCCAAGCCCCTCTCAAAGCCGGCAAAGAACTGCTCCCCTTCCAGCAGGTCGCACATGTCTGAGGGCTGCGGTCCGTCGTAAAGCTCCGCCAGAGACTGCACCCTGTTGTCCACCTGTGCACACCGCAGCAGAATTTGGCTTTTCTCCATGTGTTCAGGGTTCACCCCCGTCACACGGGTCCAGGACGTAGTTAAATGAACTctacagagcagagagaggagcaacaaACCTTGTTCGAAGGTAAACACTGCAGAATAACTTGTGAAGGATCCGTTTTGCGCTGCAGGACGAGAAACTGGACCTTGAACTGCTTTAGCTTCTGGTAGACTTTTCTCACAGTTCCACAAACGATTCGCTGAGTGGTGTACCACAACCAGTACCTGTGACCACACACGGGGTGTAAAAACAACCACAGTGGATACACGGAACACACAATACAGGGCCAAAATCTCACCAGGAGAAATGTGTGATGTAGAAGATAGCGTAGACGTGGGTGACGTAGAGAGACACCTGGGATGTGATGTCAGTCCAACTTTGGGCCGCAGGGTCTCCGTGTAGGAGATGCAAGCAGGACATGTCAGCTGTATGACCttcaaaaacagaagaaaacaatatAGAATCATGCATAGGGAGGAGGGTCGACCGCGCCGGTGCTGTCCAACACAGCAGAATTACACCTGTAATTCAGTTGAGCCCAATATTCGGAACTTCTCTGGTGACATAAACGGGTTGAAATGGCTTTGTTTTTAGCAGGACCGCATAAGGATTCTCAGCAAAACCGCCCTGTCAGAAGATCATTATCTTTTCTAAAGTGttttccaggcagcagcagaagccgcTTGAGACGCGGTCGGTGCCGACTGTTCCCCCGACACAAGGTCACCAGACGCCCAGCGCAGAGCGAGGCAGACTTCATTAAAAGCAGGGCCAACAGTTCACAGCTAACTTTTCTACGAGCTCAGGCGGCTACAAGTAAAGACGACAACAGCAGATTGTGCGGCGCCATAGAAAAGTAAGTAGGCGCCACTTTGAGCAAATGCCCAAGGTCAGAAGGCCCCACGTGAACACACTGCACCTGTGACTCCAGGAGGCAGGGGAACCTGGACTTTGACAGGCTGCAGGAAATCTGTGCTTGGATTCtgggagaggcagagaagggGGCTAACGCGAGCCTGAGGGTCTCCACACAGAACCTGTATCTCCGCTGCAGACACCTGAAGCACCTAAAGAGAGCAGGACGGTGAAATTCTACGACAGAAAGGGTTGTCATTGTTATTTGGACTGAAGGGATACCTGTAAGGTTACAGTGCGGTTCTCCAAGGTGGAGTctggcaggaagtggagctttATTCCTGGGTCGGCGCTGGAAACGAGCAGAGTTCCAGCTGATGTAAGAGAGCAACTGTCCTTTACCGGTCGGGACACAACCATAAACCAGGAGAACTGGCGCACTGTGCAGCAGGCCAGCTAGAGGTCGTTTGTTTAAACACTGACATTAAAATTTGTCACCGTCACAGAAAAGACAGCTACGGCTTTATGAAAAGGTCTTGCACCGGGATGCTTTACCCTGGGAGGACGGCGACTCTGGCTACCGCTCCGGTGTTTACGTCCTCTCCTCAGCACCGTGGGCAGAGTGCTCCATGAGAATCCATCAAACCTCTGCACCACCACCTCGGTTCTCTTGGGCCGGTGATACggcacacacacctctacagGCTGCAACAGCCCAAAGATGAAAAGTGGTTGTTCAACAGATTAGTGGATTTTCACCTGTCCACACAATGCTACGAACATGTGATCTAAATGCATTGAAATAATTATGATGACCTTTAAATCTTCCCATATTTCTTTATATAGTTTTCAGTGCTTCAATACGTACTTTAAAAAATTTGATTCCATGTGGTCGAAGCTCCAGGGGACAACTCAGTAAGATTTCATGTTCTTCCAGATGTACCAACGTCTTTTCTGGTGTCTTTTCAACCCACTCCAATCTTGTGGTTGTCAACAGGCACCCTGGGGGGAACAGCAGCTCAGCCCCCCCCGGGAGAAACACGTGACACCCAGCGGGCGAAACACAAAAGCTAAAGAGCAAAAGGAGCACCGCGGTATAAATTACTGCTCAGAAACACGACGAGTCGAGAGAAATCCCTGGTTTAGTTCACCTGCGCTGATTAAATCTCAGATGCAGTTCTTGAATTTTGGTTTCTGGTGGATctgtaaagaaaataaaggtgCTCAGGGGCCAATCTGTTGACAGAACATAGATCAGTAAGAGTCTCTTTTTCCATTACCAGGtacaggagggagaggaggaggcgtgGGGGGTCGTCCCAAAGGGTTGCCACGCATGTCTATTTTTAGCAAGGGCAGTTTGTTCAGACAAGGTGGGACGACACGGATATCGTTGCTGTAGATGAAAAGCTccctgagagaggagagagaaccTGGCAACAAAGGAGAGGAAGTGTTCTTGGTTAATGACGCAACTGTGAttttaacaaacacaacaaagaaaCGACAATACCTTTGCACCCGTACACTCACCCATGCTCTCTGGTAGCTGCCTCAGTTTGTTTTGGGACAATTCCAACTTAACAAGACCCCCCAGGGAGCCAATTTCATCAGGTAGTCGCTGCAGAAGGTTGAGGGAAACATCCAGCGTGCGCAGCCCTGACAGTTGACCCAGACTCGGGGGAAGAGTGATTAGTTTGTTCCCCAGGAGGGAGAGGTAGGTGAGAGAGGACAACTGGCCGACATCAGAAGGCAATTCTGAGATCCGGTTTTGGCAAAGGAGCAAAGACGACAATGTCGGCAATCcaaggaggcagggaggcacACAGGAGAGCTGGTTGAAGGAGAGGTCCAGGTGCACCAATTGAGAAAGGCAGGAAAAGGACATGGGCAGAGTGGTCAGCAGGCCTGGAAGAGGGTCACCTTGTGCATCATAAAAACGGTGTCCTGGAATCAGATATATTTGTTCATATGTAAGTGTTCAATGAAACATCTGTTTGGCACTGTTGTGTGGCATGAACATGTATTATGACGATGTATTCATAACTGTACCTCGAACCGTGAGTGTGTGCAGATCTGTCAGATTGGGGATGACATCCAGTGCATCATCCAGGCCTGCTTTGTCCtctgatcccactgtgaggtACTGCACTCCCATTAGCTGCTCTGGGATGGAGGCCCAAAGCAGAGGCAGTGCAGCCGCTCCTCCTTTGTACACATCCAGGGTCAGCCTGGTATCAGCCAACACAGACGTCAGCTCCACCGAGGGAGGCAAGGGGGGACTGAGACACaccccagaggaggaggacgatgaggaTGAAGACAAACTGGGATGTAGATGTAGGGGCATGCTTGATATGAAAGGACCACAGGTGAAGCTGGGGGGAGTCGCAGGTGCAGCATCGCTCTCTTCATCCATATCTTTAGTTTGGCCTTGAGATCTGAGCCTACTTGACTTCTCCTGATCCTGGTCATTTAAAAGTCCAGGGAACCTCAGAGTTGGACCATCCGTGGTAACATCGGACTGTTCCCTGTGAATTTCATCACGACCTTCCCCTTCGTGGTTGCCTTTGTCCATTTAAGCTAATGTTTACAGTTCTAGAAAGCTTTCTCCGAATTAATTTCCTTCTCGGGTTTAAGTTAGGCATTATGTGAATATTTCATGGTAAGAATAATCAGTAGTTAAGCAAGACTTGGGCAAATGCCCGCCGGAATTCAGGCAATAATTTTCTATACATGCTTGCAAGGTGTCTGAAACAATTGCATTGATTCTAGCTcacagctaacagcagctgTGCTACAAATATTAGCAACTGCATCCTGTACACATCTGGTTTGATTAAACTCTTAATGATCTGACAGATAATGTAGACGGAACCGTACAATATAACAAGTATTGTTACAATTTAATGTTACCGTGCTAACCGAAACTATCGCCAATCGAGGCTGCGTCTCTGTTTGAGCACTTCCTTGTGA
This window harbors:
- the pidd1 gene encoding p53-induced death domain-containing protein 1 encodes the protein MDKGNHEGEGRDEIHREQSDVTTDGPTLRFPGLLNDQDQEKSSRLRSQGQTKDMDEESDAAPATPPSFTCGPFISSMPLHLHPSLSSSSSSSSSGVCLSPPLPPSVELTSVLADTRLTLDVYKGGAAALPLLWASIPEQLMGVQYLTVGSEDKAGLDDALDVIPNLTDLHTLTVRGHRFYDAQGDPLPGLLTTLPMSFSCLSQLVHLDLSFNQLSCVPPCLLGLPTLSSLLLCQNRISELPSDVGQLSSLTYLSLLGNKLITLPPSLGQLSGLRTLDVSLNLLQRLPDEIGSLGGLVKLELSQNKLRQLPESMGSLSSLRELFIYSNDIRVVPPCLNKLPLLKIDMRGNPLGRPPTPPPLPPVPDPPETKIQELHLRFNQRSFCVSPAGCHVFLPGGAELLFPPGCLLTTTRLEWVEKTPEKTLVHLEEHEILLSCPLELRPHGIKFFKPVEVCVPYHRPKRTEVVVQRFDGFSWSTLPTVLRRGRKHRSGSQSRRPPRLACCTVRQFSWFMVVSRPVKDSCSLTSAGTLLVSSADPGIKLHFLPDSTLENRTVTLQVLQVSAAEIQVLCGDPQARVSPLLCLSQNPSTDFLQPVKVQVPLPPGVTGHTADMSCLHLLHGDPAAQSWTDITSQVSLYVTHVYAIFYITHFSWYWLWYTTQRIVCGTVRKVYQKLKQFKVQFLVLQRKTDPSQVILQCLPSNKVDNRVQSLAELYDGPQPSDMCDLLEGEQFFAGFERGLDISTERPDCVEGRLCFVFYSSLKNLKEVYICAVEGHTGPVRGQVSFYRGEIPGDLPEELARKRKGHDNQWLATLPVKLPAADSENGFFVENSQHPPLNLGDPESGYLTESNLLSISLQIGQDWRVVGINLGLSYEELDRIQYKSRDNLGALVLDMLFHWARGQRRAGPGAVSRLVSAMIESGRRDLADEIEDTVRIGRRKYSESLKRVGLEEESSTLSEGTAVGAPMPGPDGQRSASQPSLHAAV